One window from the genome of Paracoccus zhejiangensis encodes:
- a CDS encoding thymidine kinase: MAKLYFHFSTMNAGKSTLLLQASYNYRERGMETLLLTAALDDRAGEGRIASRIGIEDSALTFDAATDLFALIGRQGANSACIFVDEAQFLTPDQVWQLARVADDLGIPVMCYGLRVDFRGELFPGSAALLALADDLREVRTICHCGRKATMVIRRGADGAAIREGAQVQVGGNETYVSLCRRHWREAMGQ, encoded by the coding sequence ATGGCCAAGCTCTATTTCCATTTCTCCACCATGAATGCCGGCAAGAGCACGCTGCTGCTGCAAGCCTCCTACAATTACCGCGAGCGCGGGATGGAGACGCTGCTGCTGACCGCCGCGCTGGATGACCGCGCCGGCGAGGGGCGCATTGCCAGCCGCATCGGGATCGAGGACAGCGCGCTGACCTTTGACGCCGCCACCGATCTCTTCGCGCTGATCGGGCGGCAGGGGGCCAATTCCGCCTGCATCTTCGTCGACGAGGCGCAGTTCCTGACCCCGGACCAGGTCTGGCAGCTGGCCCGCGTCGCCGATGACCTGGGGATCCCGGTCATGTGCTATGGGCTGCGCGTCGATTTCCGCGGCGAGCTTTTCCCCGGCTCGGCGGCGCTGCTGGCGCTGGCTGATGACCTGCGCGAGGTGCGCACCATCTGCCATTGCGGGCGCAAGGCCACCATGGTCATCCGCCGCGGCGCGGACGGGGCCGCCATCCGCGAGGGTGCGCAGGTGCAGGTCGGCGGCAATGAAACCTATGTCTCGCTCTGCCGCCGCCACTGGCGCGAGGCGATGGGGCAGTAG
- a CDS encoding class I SAM-dependent methyltransferase — translation MTDPLTRLAILNGTDKFGYHDYTPHYFGLLNHLRDEPLKLLEIGVGGYGSPVRGGESLAVWRDFFPEGQITGLDIQRKTIDLGSRVRIVQGSQVDADCLSQIEAERGPFDVILDDGSHRNEHVVESFALLFPGLKPGGLYLVEDVQTSFFPRFGGSLTLDSPNSVGMAAEIMAQLQSGRGGEIVAVERFHNIFAFWKRDPGRSAPGIEDDRRVRAADGVTRIDADSVTDAAALMQAVDRVGETGLLLIEGQPDPALLLQLFVEVDHTEIRVHFPDAPLLPSAPRILGMAIYGDGVVLQIGDNTYPSNFDYSPENPLAAAAMATISEVIADPAATENGLQQAAVMTERFHGADAAAPLLQRLSQMGCTDQRFYLLYAKLLRQSEDWPAMERLCREALTHLPDDPQVLPTLALALRRQGRLDEALDLLRTAHEANPRVRSIVTTLANLEVSVGNRPRAIELLEKAMVLFPPADRAVRQRKLIELCLVSGDQEAAQRVARRLREAVPDDPLATEVLGPVAASDAKT, via the coding sequence ATGACCGACCCCTTGACCCGACTGGCGATCCTGAACGGAACCGACAAGTTCGGCTATCACGATTACACCCCACATTACTTCGGATTGCTGAACCATCTGCGCGACGAGCCGCTGAAGCTGCTCGAGATCGGCGTGGGCGGCTATGGCTCGCCGGTCAGGGGGGGCGAATCGCTGGCGGTCTGGCGGGATTTCTTTCCCGAGGGGCAGATCACCGGGCTGGATATCCAGCGCAAGACCATCGATCTCGGGTCCCGTGTGCGCATCGTTCAGGGCAGTCAGGTCGACGCCGACTGCCTCAGCCAGATCGAGGCCGAGCGCGGGCCCTTCGACGTGATCCTGGACGATGGCAGCCATCGCAACGAGCATGTGGTCGAAAGCTTTGCCCTGCTGTTTCCGGGTCTGAAGCCAGGCGGACTTTATCTGGTCGAGGATGTGCAGACCTCGTTCTTCCCGCGCTTCGGCGGCTCGCTGACGCTGGATTCGCCGAACAGCGTCGGCATGGCGGCCGAGATCATGGCGCAGCTTCAGAGCGGGCGGGGCGGCGAGATCGTCGCGGTCGAGCGCTTCCACAATATCTTCGCCTTCTGGAAGCGCGATCCTGGCCGGTCCGCGCCGGGCATCGAGGATGATCGCCGGGTTCGCGCCGCCGATGGCGTAACCCGGATCGACGCTGACAGTGTGACGGATGCCGCCGCGCTGATGCAGGCGGTGGACCGGGTGGGCGAGACCGGCCTGCTGCTGATCGAGGGCCAGCCCGATCCGGCACTGTTGTTGCAGCTGTTCGTCGAGGTCGATCATACCGAGATCCGGGTACATTTCCCCGATGCGCCGCTGCTGCCGTCTGCGCCGCGCATTCTGGGCATGGCCATCTATGGCGATGGTGTGGTGCTGCAGATCGGGGACAATACCTATCCCTCGAACTTCGACTACAGCCCGGAAAACCCGCTGGCCGCTGCCGCCATGGCGACGATTTCCGAGGTCATCGCCGATCCTGCCGCGACCGAGAACGGTTTGCAGCAGGCCGCCGTCATGACCGAGCGGTTCCACGGCGCCGATGCCGCCGCGCCGCTGCTGCAGCGCCTGTCGCAGATGGGCTGCACCGATCAGCGCTTCTATCTGCTCTATGCCAAGCTCTTGCGCCAGTCCGAGGATTGGCCGGCGATGGAGCGGCTGTGCCGCGAGGCGCTGACCCATCTGCCGGACGATCCGCAGGTCCTGCCGACGCTGGCGCTGGCGCTGCGCCGCCAGGGCCGGCTGGACGAGGCGCTGGATCTGCTGCGGACCGCCCATGAAGCCAATCCCCGGGTCCGGTCGATCGTCACCACGCTGGCCAATCTCGAGGTTTCGGTGGGTAACCGGCCCCGCGCCATCGAGCTGTTGGAAAAGGCGATGGTCCTGTTCCCGCCCGCCGACCGTGCCGTCCGCCAGCGCAAGCTGATCGAGCTGTGCTTGGTCAGTGGCGATCAGGAGGCCGCGCAGCGCGTCGCCCGGCGTCTGCGCGAGGCGGTGCCCGATGACCCGCTGGCGACCGAGGTTCTCGGCCCTGTCGCAGCTTCAGATGCCAAGACCTGA
- a CDS encoding tetratricopeptide repeat protein → MTDALTRLAILHGTDKYGFHDYTPRYDAMLGPLRDRPVRLLEIGIGGYADPLRGGESLAMWRDYFPKGQVTGLDIARKELNLGPRVAIRQGSQVDANLLSRLVEERGPFDVILDDGSHQNAHVVESFRLLFPTLASGGVYIIEDVQTAFFAKFGGSLELEAPNSLAMALERVAKLQAGQGGGMARIERFHNLIVIHKRVARQKRPLLTEDRHLAAAKSEGRKIVAAEAGDLVHPTVLTALAASAGKDGVLMLRGPWRDPALLRDLFVQIDHREIRVHHPEAPLHRLAGRIAGLAIYPEGALILLGENSYPSNFAFDARHPQVAAVLAEMGEVLTDKAATEKGLLAYLRLKNFPGAGKVGFALLDRLQAMGCRDPLYRLQRAGILAERHQWRDLLRLCREAESDGLTDPRLRAHLGIALRETGQGGEALQILRAAHGRTPDSLPIIAALAEAEFDHGDKTAARVLLAGVIDRFPLDEQPKRLRALIEMAQATGDAQTALGAAIRLQKLDPDAVSIRREPVTPPAG, encoded by the coding sequence TTGACCGATGCCTTGACCCGTCTGGCCATTCTTCATGGCACCGACAAGTACGGCTTCCACGATTACACGCCGCGCTATGACGCGATGCTGGGTCCGCTGCGCGACCGGCCGGTCCGACTCTTGGAGATCGGCATTGGCGGCTATGCCGATCCGCTGCGGGGCGGCGAGTCGCTGGCGATGTGGCGCGACTATTTCCCGAAGGGTCAGGTCACCGGGCTCGACATCGCGCGCAAGGAGCTGAACCTCGGGCCGCGGGTGGCGATCCGGCAGGGCAGTCAGGTCGATGCAAACCTCCTGTCGCGGCTGGTGGAGGAGCGCGGGCCGTTCGATGTGATCCTTGACGATGGCAGCCATCAGAACGCCCATGTGGTCGAGAGCTTTCGGTTGCTTTTCCCCACGCTGGCCTCGGGCGGGGTCTATATCATCGAGGACGTGCAGACCGCCTTTTTCGCGAAGTTCGGTGGCTCGCTTGAACTCGAGGCACCGAACAGCCTCGCCATGGCGCTGGAGCGGGTGGCCAAGCTGCAGGCCGGGCAGGGCGGCGGCATGGCCCGGATCGAGCGGTTCCACAACCTGATCGTGATCCACAAGCGCGTGGCCCGGCAGAAACGCCCGCTGCTGACCGAGGATCGCCATCTTGCTGCAGCCAAGTCCGAGGGGCGCAAGATCGTGGCGGCCGAGGCCGGCGATCTGGTCCATCCGACGGTTCTGACCGCGCTGGCCGCCAGTGCCGGCAAGGACGGTGTGCTGATGCTGCGCGGGCCGTGGCGCGACCCGGCGCTGCTGCGCGATCTCTTCGTCCAGATCGACCATCGCGAGATCCGGGTCCACCATCCCGAGGCACCGCTGCACCGGCTGGCCGGGCGCATCGCCGGCCTGGCGATCTATCCCGAGGGCGCGCTGATCCTGCTGGGCGAGAACAGCTATCCCTCGAATTTCGCCTTCGATGCTCGTCATCCGCAGGTGGCGGCGGTGCTGGCCGAGATGGGCGAGGTGCTGACGGACAAGGCGGCGACGGAAAAGGGTCTTCTGGCCTATCTGCGCCTGAAGAACTTCCCCGGCGCGGGCAAGGTGGGGTTTGCGCTTCTGGACCGGTTGCAGGCCATGGGCTGCCGCGACCCGCTCTATCGCCTGCAGCGGGCCGGGATTCTGGCCGAGCGGCATCAATGGCGCGACCTGCTGCGGCTCTGCCGCGAGGCGGAAAGCGACGGGCTTACCGATCCCCGGCTGAGAGCGCATCTGGGCATCGCGCTGCGCGAGACCGGGCAGGGCGGCGAGGCCCTGCAGATCCTGCGCGCGGCACATGGGCGCACGCCGGATTCCCTGCCGATCATCGCGGCTCTGGCAGAGGCCGAGTTCGATCACGGCGACAAGACCGCCGCGCGGGTGCTGCTGGCCGGGGTCATCGACCGATTTCCACTGGACGAGCAACCCAAACGCCTGCGCGCCCTGATCGAGATGGCGCAGGCGACCGGCGATGCGCAGACCGCACTGGGCGCGGCGATCCGGTTGCAGAAGCTTGACCCGGACGCGGTGTCGATCCGGCGCGAGCCGGTGACCCCGCCCGCGGGCTAA
- the edd gene encoding phosphogluconate dehydratase: protein MTLNATIARVTDRIRERSAQSRPHYLQKIAKAAEDGPRRAHLSCGNQAHAYAAMDDKADMAHTRMPNIGIVTAYNDMLSAHQPFEAYPALIRKAGKAAGATVQVAGGVPAMCDGVTQGRAGMELSLFSRDVIALASGVALSHDCFDAAMYLGVCDKIVPGLIIAAATFGHIPAVFVPAGPMPSGLPNDEKSKVRQQFAAGEVGRDALMKAEMESYHGAGTCTFYGTANTNQMLMEFMGLHLPGSSFVNPNTPLRDALTVSAVERAAAITRLGNDYRPAGEILDERAFVNGLVGLMATGGSTNLVIHLPAMARAAGVILDIEDFHDISEAVPLMARVYPNGLADVNHFHAAGGLGYMIGELLEAGLLHPDVKTIVGDGLERYTAEPKLDGDRVRWEDGAKETLNDKILRPAGDPFAVTGGLKLLEGNLGRGVIKISAVAAERHVIEAKARVFSDQEQVKAAFKAGEFTEDAIVVVRFQGPRANGMPELHSLTPILAVLQDRGLKVALVTDGRMSGASGKVPAAIHLSPEAANGGPLARVRDGDLLRLDATMGTIDCLADDFDDRRPVVADLSGNSEGMGREMFAMFRANAGLATEGAGCVS from the coding sequence ATGACCCTGAACGCCACCATTGCCCGAGTGACCGACCGCATCCGGGAGCGCAGCGCCCAAAGCCGGCCGCATTACCTGCAAAAGATCGCCAAGGCGGCCGAGGATGGCCCGCGCCGCGCGCATCTGAGCTGCGGCAACCAGGCCCATGCCTATGCCGCGATGGATGACAAGGCCGACATGGCCCATACGCGGATGCCCAATATCGGCATCGTCACCGCCTATAATGACATGCTGTCGGCGCATCAGCCCTTCGAGGCCTATCCCGCGCTGATCCGCAAGGCCGGCAAGGCGGCGGGCGCCACGGTGCAGGTGGCGGGCGGCGTGCCGGCCATGTGCGATGGCGTCACCCAGGGCCGCGCCGGGATGGAACTGTCGCTATTTTCCCGCGACGTGATCGCACTCGCCTCGGGCGTGGCGCTGTCGCATGACTGTTTCGATGCGGCGATGTACCTGGGCGTCTGCGACAAGATCGTGCCGGGGCTGATCATCGCCGCCGCCACCTTCGGCCATATCCCCGCCGTCTTCGTCCCCGCCGGGCCGATGCCCTCGGGCCTGCCGAATGACGAGAAATCCAAGGTCCGCCAGCAATTCGCCGCCGGCGAGGTCGGCCGCGACGCGCTGATGAAGGCCGAGATGGAAAGCTATCACGGCGCCGGCACCTGCACCTTCTACGGCACGGCGAACACCAACCAGATGCTGATGGAATTCATGGGTCTGCACCTGCCCGGTTCCAGCTTCGTCAACCCGAACACGCCCCTGCGCGACGCACTGACCGTCTCGGCGGTGGAACGCGCCGCCGCCATCACCCGGCTTGGCAACGATTACCGACCGGCGGGCGAGATCCTCGACGAACGCGCCTTCGTCAACGGGCTGGTCGGGCTGATGGCCACCGGCGGCTCGACCAACCTCGTCATCCACCTGCCCGCCATGGCGCGGGCGGCGGGGGTGATCCTCGACATCGAGGATTTCCACGACATTTCCGAGGCGGTGCCGCTGATGGCGCGGGTCTATCCGAACGGGCTGGCCGATGTGAACCATTTCCACGCTGCCGGCGGTCTTGGCTACATGATCGGCGAATTGCTGGAGGCGGGCCTCTTGCATCCCGACGTGAAAACCATCGTCGGCGACGGGCTGGAGCGTTACACCGCCGAGCCTAAGCTGGATGGCGACCGCGTCCGTTGGGAAGACGGCGCCAAGGAAACGCTGAACGACAAGATCCTGCGCCCGGCCGGCGATCCCTTTGCCGTCACCGGCGGACTGAAGCTGCTCGAGGGCAACCTGGGCCGGGGCGTCATCAAGATCAGCGCCGTCGCCGCCGAACGCCATGTGATCGAGGCCAAGGCCCGCGTCTTCAGCGACCAGGAACAGGTGAAGGCCGCCTTCAAGGCCGGCGAGTTCACCGAGGACGCCATCGTCGTCGTTCGCTTCCAGGGGCCGCGCGCGAACGGGATGCCCGAATTGCATTCGCTGACCCCGATCCTCGCCGTGCTGCAGGATCGCGGGCTGAAGGTCGCGCTGGTCACCGACGGGCGCATGTCGGGCGCCTCGGGCAAGGTGCCGGCGGCGATCCATCTCTCGCCCGAGGCGGCCAATGGCGGGCCCTTGGCGCGGGTGCGCGATGGCGACCTGTTGCGGCTCGACGCGACGATGGGCACGATCGACTGCCTTGCCGATGATTTCGACGACCGCCGCCCGGTGGTGGCCGATCTCAGCGGCAATAGCGAGGGCATGGGCCGCGAGATGTTCGCGATGTTCCGCGCCAATGCCGGGCTGGCGACCGAAGGCGCCGGCTGCGTCAGCTGA
- a CDS encoding RSP_2647 family RNA methyltransferase: MTDLPIIRLRPKSKPQAIRHGFPWVFADEVVTDRRTRAIEPGSFAILEDAERKPLALVTVNPNSKIIGRVMDADAEARIDGAWIAGRLSRALAMRERLYDAPFYRLVHAEADGLPGLVIDRFGDAAVMQPNAAWADRMAGEIATALAEVTGVKTVILNGQGRARGLEGLDERMEVLLGQAPEAPVEVPMNGAIYLADLMGGQKTGLFYDQRPNHAFTQGLTKGARVLDVFSHVGGFGLAALAAGAEHATCIDGSAPALGLAEGGAKAMAAETRLSITQSDAFKAMEALAEEGAQFDVVVCDPPAFAPSKPALEAGLRAYERVAKLAAPLVAPGGYLVLCSCSHAADLTAFRNVSARGIGRGGRRSQLIHTGQAGPDHPTLPQLAETGYLKALFFRLDG, translated from the coding sequence ATGACCGACCTGCCCATCATCCGCCTGCGCCCGAAATCCAAGCCCCAGGCGATACGCCACGGCTTTCCATGGGTTTTCGCCGATGAGGTGGTCACCGACCGCCGCACCCGCGCCATCGAGCCCGGCAGCTTCGCCATCCTGGAGGATGCCGAGCGCAAGCCCTTGGCGCTGGTGACGGTCAATCCGAACTCGAAGATCATCGGCCGGGTGATGGATGCCGATGCCGAGGCGCGAATCGATGGCGCATGGATCGCCGGGCGGCTGTCCCGCGCGCTGGCCATGCGTGAACGGCTTTACGACGCGCCCTTCTATCGTCTGGTCCATGCCGAGGCCGACGGCCTGCCTGGTCTGGTGATCGACCGTTTCGGCGACGCGGCGGTGATGCAGCCCAATGCCGCATGGGCCGACCGCATGGCGGGCGAGATCGCGACGGCCTTGGCCGAGGTGACGGGGGTGAAAACCGTCATCCTGAACGGGCAGGGGCGGGCGCGCGGCCTTGAGGGGCTGGACGAACGGATGGAGGTGCTGCTGGGTCAGGCGCCCGAGGCGCCGGTCGAGGTGCCGATGAACGGGGCGATCTACCTGGCCGACCTGATGGGCGGGCAGAAGACCGGCCTCTTCTATGACCAGCGGCCGAACCACGCCTTTACCCAAGGGCTCACCAAGGGCGCGCGGGTGCTGGACGTGTTTTCCCATGTCGGCGGCTTCGGGCTGGCGGCGCTGGCGGCCGGGGCCGAGCACGCCACCTGTATCGATGGCAGCGCACCGGCCTTGGGGCTTGCCGAGGGCGGAGCGAAGGCGATGGCGGCGGAAACGCGCCTCAGCATCACCCAGTCCGACGCCTTCAAGGCGATGGAGGCATTGGCCGAGGAGGGCGCGCAATTCGATGTGGTGGTCTGCGACCCGCCGGCCTTTGCGCCCTCGAAACCGGCGCTCGAGGCGGGTTTGCGCGCCTATGAGCGGGTGGCGAAACTGGCCGCGCCGCTGGTCGCGCCCGGTGGCTACCTGGTGCTCTGCTCCTGCTCCCATGCCGCCGATCTGACGGCCTTCCGCAATGTCTCGGCGCGCGGCATCGGACGCGGTGGGCGGCGGTCGCAGCTGATCCATACCGGGCAGGCCGGGCCGGACCATCCGACCCTGCCGCAGCTCGCCGAAACCGGCTATCTGAAGGCGCTGTTCTTCCGGCTGGACGGGTAA
- a CDS encoding RSP_2648 family PIN domain-containing protein, which translates to MKALLDANVLYPTVLREVLADVAAAGLYQPLWSQRLLEEWRHVAARQGADVAAVAGAEIALLTDRFPAAMVSDQGSRSAGLDLPDPADAHVIEAALNAGAELIVTANLRDFPRPQLAAVGLRAVHPDPFLLDLFAHDPDPVAAAVHAAHAKAERLGGAMPLAQMMKRARLPRLGRALAR; encoded by the coding sequence ATGAAGGCACTGCTCGACGCCAATGTCCTCTATCCGACCGTGTTGCGGGAGGTGTTGGCGGACGTGGCGGCGGCGGGGCTTTACCAACCACTCTGGTCTCAGCGATTGCTGGAGGAATGGCGCCATGTTGCCGCGCGTCAGGGGGCTGATGTTGCTGCCGTGGCCGGGGCCGAGATCGCGCTGCTGACCGACCGCTTTCCGGCGGCGATGGTCAGCGATCAGGGCAGCCGCAGCGCCGGGCTGGACCTGCCCGACCCCGCCGATGCCCATGTGATCGAGGCGGCGCTGAACGCTGGGGCCGAGCTGATCGTCACCGCCAACCTGCGCGACTTTCCCCGACCCCAGCTGGCTGCGGTGGGGTTGCGCGCGGTCCATCCCGATCCCTTCCTTCTGGACCTCTTTGCCCATGACCCCGACCCGGTGGCGGCGGCGGTGCACGCCGCCCATGCCAAGGCCGAACGTCTGGGGGGCGCGATGCCGCTGGCGCAGATGATGAAGCGCGCGCGGTTGCCGCGTCTGGGGCGCGCCTTGGCAAGATGA
- the zwf gene encoding glucose-6-phosphate dehydrogenase, whose amino-acid sequence MVSRVIPVEDFDLVIFGATGDLARRKILPGLFRRFVAGQMPEAAQIIGAARSEQDDEAFRAETKAAIVEFGGVKKGDDDLARFLQHLHYVRIDAKGEGGWKELKAKMRKGAVHAFYFSVAPALFGDLAERLASHSIADGESRIVVEKPFGRDLATAKALNATLRKHFEEQQIYRIDHYLGKETVQNLMAVRFANILFEPLWNAQYIDHVQITVAETVGVGGRGSYYDTSGAIRDMVQNHMMQLLCLIAMEPPYHFDPNAVRDEKLKVIRALEPVEATEIVRGQYQANGDGKGYVEDSENPATRTESYVAMKVRISNWRWQGTPFYLRTGKKLRARTSEIAIIFKEPPHSIFEDAQTSGEPKANELVIRLQPNEGMNLKVMIKEPGPGGMRLVQVPLDMTFADALGPEGADMPDAYERLIMDVIRGNQTLFMRGDEIEASWAWTDPIINAWENSKQRPEPYDPGSSGPDEALGLMHRDKRRWREIRA is encoded by the coding sequence ATGGTTTCTCGGGTGATTCCGGTCGAGGATTTCGACCTTGTGATCTTTGGCGCAACGGGCGATCTGGCCCGCCGCAAGATCCTGCCGGGCCTGTTCCGCCGCTTTGTCGCCGGTCAGATGCCCGAAGCGGCACAGATCATCGGCGCTGCCCGCAGCGAACAGGATGACGAGGCCTTCCGCGCCGAGACCAAGGCGGCCATCGTCGAATTCGGCGGGGTGAAGAAAGGCGACGACGACCTCGCGCGGTTCCTTCAGCATCTGCATTACGTCCGCATCGACGCCAAGGGCGAGGGCGGCTGGAAAGAGCTGAAGGCCAAGATGCGCAAGGGCGCGGTCCATGCCTTCTATTTCTCGGTGGCGCCGGCGCTTTTCGGTGACCTGGCCGAGCGGCTGGCGAGCCACAGCATCGCCGACGGTGAAAGCCGGATCGTGGTGGAGAAGCCCTTTGGCCGCGACCTCGCCACCGCCAAGGCGCTGAACGCCACGCTGCGCAAGCATTTCGAGGAACAGCAGATCTACCGGATCGACCATTACCTGGGCAAGGAAACGGTCCAGAACCTGATGGCCGTGCGCTTTGCCAATATCCTTTTCGAACCGCTGTGGAACGCGCAATATATCGACCATGTGCAGATCACCGTGGCCGAGACCGTCGGCGTCGGCGGGCGCGGCAGCTATTATGACACCTCGGGCGCGATCCGCGACATGGTGCAGAACCACATGATGCAGCTTCTGTGCCTGATCGCGATGGAGCCGCCCTATCACTTCGACCCGAATGCCGTGCGCGACGAGAAGCTGAAGGTGATCCGCGCGCTGGAGCCGGTCGAGGCGACCGAGATCGTGCGCGGCCAGTATCAGGCCAATGGCGACGGCAAGGGCTATGTCGAGGATTCCGAGAACCCGGCCACCCGCACCGAAAGCTATGTGGCGATGAAGGTGCGCATCTCGAACTGGCGCTGGCAGGGCACGCCCTTCTATCTGCGCACCGGCAAGAAGCTGCGCGCGCGCACCAGCGAGATCGCCATCATCTTCAAGGAACCGCCGCATTCGATCTTCGAGGATGCCCAGACCTCGGGCGAGCCCAAGGCGAACGAGCTGGTGATCCGGTTGCAGCCGAACGAGGGCATGAACCTCAAGGTGATGATCAAGGAACCGGGGCCGGGCGGGATGCGCCTGGTGCAGGTGCCGCTGGACATGACATTCGCCGATGCGCTTGGCCCCGAGGGCGCCGACATGCCGGACGCCTATGAGCGCCTGATCATGGACGTGATCCGCGGCAACCAGACCCTGTTCATGCGCGGCGACGAGATCGAGGCCAGCTGGGCCTGGACCGATCCGATCATCAATGCCTGGGAAAACAGCAAGCAGCGCCCCGAACCCTATGATCCCGGCTCATCCGGTCCCGACGAGGCCCTGGGCCTGATGCATCGCGACAAGCGAAGGTGGCGGGAGATCAGGGCATGA
- the pgl gene encoding 6-phosphogluconolactonase, whose amino-acid sequence MNVDFVEYPDREMLALILADKLASQLGQHLRTNQQASLCVPGGTTPAPVFESLSATDLDWDRVTVVLGDERWVHGEHPRSNSRLLRRHLLKDEAAAANYIDLYTGDATPDEALPGLCARLEPVFPITVALLGMGNDMHTASLFPGADHLAAALAPDAPPVLAIRAEGADEPRITLTAPYLRNAINLHLLITGPEKREAFERAQKLDPLEAPIRALMDNLTVHWAE is encoded by the coding sequence ATGAATGTCGACTTCGTCGAATATCCCGACCGCGAGATGCTGGCGCTGATCCTGGCCGACAAGCTGGCCAGCCAGCTGGGCCAGCATCTGCGCACCAACCAGCAGGCAAGCCTGTGTGTTCCCGGCGGCACCACCCCGGCGCCGGTCTTTGAATCGCTGAGCGCCACCGACCTGGACTGGGACCGCGTGACCGTGGTTCTGGGCGACGAACGCTGGGTCCATGGCGAGCATCCGCGCTCGAATTCGCGGCTCCTGCGCCGGCATCTTCTGAAGGACGAGGCGGCGGCGGCGAATTACATCGACCTCTATACCGGCGACGCGACGCCCGATGAGGCGCTGCCGGGCCTCTGCGCCCGGCTGGAGCCGGTCTTTCCGATCACCGTGGCGCTTCTGGGCATGGGCAATGACATGCACACCGCGAGCCTCTTTCCCGGTGCCGATCATCTGGCCGCCGCACTGGCCCCCGATGCCCCGCCGGTGCTGGCCATCCGTGCCGAGGGTGCCGACGAGCCGCGCATCACCCTGACCGCACCTTACCTTCGCAATGCCATCAACCTGCATCTGCTGATCACCGGTCCGGAAAAGCGCGAGGCCTTCGAGCGGGCGCAGAAGCTCGATCCGCTCGAGGCGCCGATCCGCGCCCTGATGGACAATCTCACCGTGCACTGGGCCGAGTGA